The segment GCGCTGACGGTCCGCCTGCTGCGGCAGATCGCCGGAATCGATCTCGAGGCTTTTTAACAGACTCTGATTTCCGAGCGCCACTCTGTGATTTTCTATTTCGCCGGTCACCCCTTTTCCCGTCACCGATTGGAAGTTGTCGGTTTTTTCCAGGGTCAGTCCTTTCTCTTCGGCGCCTCGGACAATCGCCTCGGCCAAGGGATGCTCGCTCCCCTTTTCCAATGTTGCGGCCAGTCTTAACGCCTCTTTCTCGTCGATCCCTTCGACTGGAATGACCGCAACCAGCCTCGGCTTCCCTTCGGTCAGGGTCCCGGTCTTATCGACCACCAGCGTATCCACCTTTTCCATGATCTCCAGCGCCTCGGCGTTTTTGATCAATACCCCCATCATGGCCCCTTTTCCGGTGCCAACCATGATCGACATCGGCGTGGCCAGCCCCAGAGCGCAGGGGCAGGCGATGATCAGGACAGCGACGGCGTTGATCACGGCGTGGGCGAGCCGCGGCTCCGGCCCCCAGAATCCCCAGACAACCATTGTGATCACGGCGACCGTCACGACTGCCGGAACAAAATAACCGGAGACGGTATCGACCATTTTTTGGATCGGGGCGCGCGAGCGCTGCGCCTCGGCGACCATATGGACGATTTGAGACAAGAGGGTGTCGGCGCCGACCCGCTCCGCTTTCATCAAGAGGCTCCCGGTGCCGTTGACGGTGGCGCCGATCAGCCGCGTTCCCTCGGTTTTTTCGACCGGAATCGGTTCCCCGGTCACCATCGATTCATCGACGCTGCTTTTTCCCTCGATGACCGTTCCGTCAACCGGAATCTTCTCGCCGGGGCGGACCCGGAGGATCTCTCCCGGCATCACCTTTTCGAGCGGGATATCCTCTTCCGTCCCATCGGCGCGGACGATCCGCGCGGTCTTGGGTGCCAGCCCCAGCAACAGCTTGATGGCGGCGCTGGTTTGGCTGCGCGCCCGCAGTTCCAACACCTGCCCCAACAGCACCAAAGCGGTGATCACGGCGGCCGCTTCGAAATAGGCCGGAACCACCCCCATCTCGTTGAAGACCGACTTCGGAAAGAGTCCGGGAAAGAGGACGGCGACCGCGCTGTAGATCCATGCCACCGAGATCCCCAAACCGATCAAAGTGAACATGTTGAGATTTCGCGTGACGACTGATCTCCAGCCGCGGACGAGAAAGACCGATCCCCCCCACCAGACGACGGGGGCGGAGAGCACCATTTCAACCCACTGCCGGAGTTTGGGATTGACGATCCCGGCTACACCTTCCGGCCGGAACTCGGCGGCCATCGCGCTGAGGAAGACCGGGACGGCCAGCGCCGCGCTGATCCAGAAGCGGCGGGTCATCTCGTCGAGTTCGGCGGTGTCCTCCTCGGCTGCCGCCGTCCGCGGCTCCAGCGCCATGCCGCACTTGGGACAACTCCCAGGACGATCCTGAACCACCTCCGGGTGCATCGGGCAGGTGTATTCGGTCTTTCCCTCTCTGGACCGATTTTCCGGTTGAGCCGTCTGTTGCGGGGCCTCTCCCCTATATTTTCCCGGCTCGGCTTTAAACTCTTCTAGACAGTGCACGCTGCAAAAGAAATAGGTTTGCCCCTCGTACTCGATGTTACCGGCCGCTTTTTTCTCCTCTATTTCCATTTCCATCCCGCAGACCGGATCGGTCGCCATGATTTCCCTCCCTTTCTATATTTTTCAAGTTTCCCCCGATCGCCGATACGATACAATCCCTCAAAAGGGGTATTTTACCGAACCGAACGCGGGAGAAATAAACGACTCAAGGAAACCTATTTTGACCTAAGCGGTGTGTCGCGCTTCCCCGGGAGCGTTGGATTCCGGGAGAAGCTCGATCTTTCGCAGGGCGTCCACAAACGTCTGATCACTGATCGCCGAGAGGTGGCTTTTAAACCGGACAATACCGGAGGAGTCCAAAATCAACAGATTGTAAAGCGGACAGGCCCCGGAGGGTGCGGCAGTCCGAGCCTCTTTCCCACCCAGTCGCCCGGGTCCAAAAGGAGTGGAAAGGTCATTCGATGCGTTCGGAGAATCCGCTCCGGCGTCGCGCGATCGTCTGCAAGCGTGGAGAGGGCGAAGATCTCGATCCGGTCCCGATGCTTCTCATAGGTCCGCTGGAGCAGCGAGATCCGCTCCTCGCAGCTGCTGCAAAGGTTGGTGAGCCAGAGGACCGCTCCCTTCGTCGGGAAATTCTCCAAGAGGGTAAATGATCGGCCGGCGAGATCGCTCAGCATAAAATCGGGAACCCGGTCGCCGATCTCCGCTCCCTTTTTTGAGGGGAACGGAAGAGCCATCGCGCGCGGATGAAAACCTTCCAGAAAAGCGATTTTATGAGAGCACGTAGGTTTTGCACAGATCTCCTTCTCTAGTCTCCGAGCAGGTCCTTTCAGAACCAGAAGCGGACGCCGGTGACGAATGTCAGGTCACCGACATCTTCCCCTTTACGCCGCGCGAAATCGGCGGTGCGACCGGCTTTACGCTCCCAGGAGACGCCGATGTATGGGGCGGCCTCCCGGACAATCTCATAACGGACCCGCAAGCCGAGCTCGACCTCGCTCAAGCCGGAACCGATATCGAGCTCTTTGACCTCTTGGGCGGCGAAATTCAGCTCCACGGACGGCCGGACGATCAGCCGCTGGGTCAGGAGCAGCTCGTACTCCGCCTCAATGCGAGCCGACGCATCCCCCTTATTGCTCACAAACACCGCCGCGTCGATCTCGAAGAAGTAGGGGGCAAGCCCTTCAATCCCAAAAATGGCGTAGCCGCGCGAAGGATCGGGCTTTACATCGTAACGACCCCCGATCTGAAGGTCCCAAAGCGCCGCAATGGCCCGGCTGTATAAAAGCTGAACCTCGGCGTTTTTCGTCTCTTTATCGATTGTGTGATCGCCTTGGGTCTTCAGCCAGACTTTGTTGTAGTCTCCACCGATCCAGCCCTGCGCCTCCCAACTCAGAGTGTCTTCACTTCCAATCCGGTATTCGAATTGCTCGATCTCTAAAAATGTATAGAGCCGAGAGTCTTCCTCCGCGGCCATTTCCGGACTGTCTGCAAGAGCGGCCGGAGCGAAAGCGACAAGAGCGATAAGGCAGACGCCGGCGATCATCGACCCGTTCATGAATGTCATGGGTGGGCCTTCTCCCCGTCATCGGATACCATCACATCCAACATCATTCCCGAAGCCATATGGTAGGCGAGATGACAGTGGAAGGGCCACGCTCCCGGCGCATCCGCCGTCATGATAAAGGAGAGCCGCTCCCCCGGCTTCACATTGATCGTGAACTTCCGGGGATTGTACTCCCCGTTTCCGTTGTCGAGCTCCATCCACATCCCGTGCAGGTGAATCGGATGCTCCATCATCGTGTCGTTCACGAAGATGACGCGCAGCCGCTCCCCATGCCGAAGCCGGATCGGGTCGGCCTCCGAGTGCTTCTTCCCGTTGAATCCCCAGATGTATCGGTCCATGTTGCCGGTGAGGTGAAGCTCGATCTCCCGTTCGGGCGGGCGGCGATCGTAGCCCGGCTCCAAAGCGCGCAGATCGGCATAGGTCAAGGCCCGCGTCCCTGTATTCTCAAGCCCGGCGCCGGGCTCCCGAAGGCGACTCCTCGGCGCCATTGCGACCATCGAATTTCCCCGTCCGTGGGTGTCAGGGCCGTGCATCACGGGCGGTTCCTCGGAAGACATTCGAGTGGCCGCTCCATTTTCTAGGCCATCAGAGATGCTATCTCCATGGCCCATTGCGTCGTGCTCCATTCCCGGCATTGGGTCTTCCGCCGCAGGCGCCTTCCCACCCGGCTTCATTTCGTGCGCCCCCTCTGACATTCCCATATCGGCCATCGTGCGGATCGGCCGAGGCCGCGTTTCCGGAAGAGGAGCCGACATCCCAGGACGTGGCGCGAGCGTCCCTCTCGCATAGCCGCTGCGGTCCATCGCCTCGGCGAAGAGGGTATAGGCCCGATCCTCCTGCGGCGTAACGATCACGTCATAAGTTTCCGAGACGGCGATCCGGAACTCGTCGACCGTCACCGGCTGGATGTTCTGCCCATCGGCCTGCACCACTTCCATCTTGAGGCCCGGGATCCGGAGGTCGAAGTAGGTCATCGAGGCCGCGTTGATGAATCGCAGCCGTACCCGCTCTCCCGGTTTGAAGAGGGCGGTCCAGTTCGCTTTGGAGGGCTGACCGTTGATGAGGAAGGTGTAGGTGTAGCCGGTGACATCGGCGATGTCGGTCGGGTCCATCCGCATCCGGCCCCAGGCAAGGCGGTCGGAGAGTGTCGCTCCCCAGCCGTTCCGACGGGCATCCCGGAAAAAATCGAAAAACGTTCGCTTGTGGAAGTTGTAGTAGCCGCTCTGCTTCTTGAGCTTGGCCAGGACCCACTCCGGATTCTCATCGGTCCAATCGGAGAGCATGACGACATACTCCCGGTCGTATTGGAACGGCTCCGGCTTCGCCGGGTCGATGATCAGGGGGCTGTAGATCCCGGACTGCTCCTGCAGGCCGGAGTGGCTGTGATACCAGTAGGTCCCGCTCTGCTTGACGGTGAAGCGGTAGGTGAACGTCTCGCCCGGAGCGATATTCTCGAAGCTGATGCCGGGAACGCCGTCCATCGTGTTCGGTACGATTACGCCGTGCCAGTGGATCGAGGTCGGCTCCCGGAGACGGTTGGTAACCTGAAGCGTCACCTCCTCCCCTTCTCGCCATCGGAGCGCGGGACCGGGAACCGCGCCATTGATCGTCATCGCCGTCCGCTCCCGGCCGGTGATATTGACCGGCGTTTCATCGATGACCAAGCGGTACTCCCCGGCCAGCGCCGTCGCCGAGGCGAATAAGAGCGCGATGAATGCAAGAAGTCCTCTTTTAATTGGCGCCCCTTTCTTTTTCCTCATGCCGCTCGGCGCATCTGATGCGTTTTCTCGTGGCTCTTTTCTTCAGTCGATACGGCGGACGATTTTCGAATCCCCGCAAGGCGCGTCCACCTCAGCAACATGGCGTTCATCGCCACCAGGACCGTGCTTCCGGACATCGAGAGCGCCGCCGCCTCCGGGCTGATCGTAATCGGATAGAATACTCCCGCCGCCAGCGGAAAGGCAATCACGTTGTAAGCAACCGCCCAAAAGAGGTTCTGCCGCATCTTCCGCAGCGTCGCGCGGGAAAGCTCGATCGCGCCGACCACATCATACGGATCGCTCTTCATCAACACCACATCGGCGCTCTCCATCGCCACATCGGTCCCGGCGCCGATCGCGAATCCGACATCGGCTTGCGTGAGCGCCGGAGCATCGTTGACCCCGTCCCCCACCATCCCCACCTTCTTCCCCTGCGACTGAAGCTCCTTGATCTTCTCCGCCTTCTGCCCCGGCAAGACGTCGGCCAGGACGATCTCGATCCCCAGCTCCGCGGCGATCCTCTCGGCCGTCGCGCGGTTATCGCCGGTCAGCATGGCGACATGAACTCCCCGATCTCTCAATTTCTTCACCGCCTCGGCGGCGGTGGGACGGGAGGCGTCCGCGATCGCGATCAGACCGATCAGTTTTCGATCCTGAGCGACATGGGTCACCGTTCTCCCGGATCCTTGAAACTGGTTTGACGCCGCATCAAGGCCGCTCATGTCGATCCCTTCTTCCTCCATCAACCGCCGATTCCCGAGAAGCACCGACCGGCCGGAGACCTCGGCCCGCGCTCCTTTTCCCTCGATGGCGGTAAACCCTTTTGCCGGCTTCCGCTGGAGCCCTTCCGCTCGACGGAGAATCGCCTGGGCCAGCGGGTGTTCCGATCCCTCTTCGACCGCCGCCGCCAAGGAGAGAACTTCGTCTGCGCCTCTTCCGGCGCCGGTCGCCACCTCCACCACCTCCGGTTGTCCCATCGTCAAGGTCCCGGTCTTATCGAAAACAACGACATCCAGCTTGGTCGCCTCCTCTAACGCCGCGGCGTTCTTGAAGAGAATCCCGTTCATCGCGCCGAGCCCGGTTCCGACCATCACCGCCATCGGGGTGGCCAATCCCAACGCGTCGGGGCAGGCAATGACGAAGACCGTGATCGTGAGGGTCATTGCAAAGAGAAGGGGGCGGTCCGCCCATCCGTACCAAAACGCAAAGGTGATCAGACCGATTCCAATCGCGGAAACGACGAGCCACTGGGCGGCGCGATCGGCGAGAAGCTGCGCCGGAGCCTTCGAGTTCTGCGCCTCCTGGACCAGCTTCACGATCTGGGCGAGCGCGGTGTCGGCTCCGACCTTGGTGGCGCGATAGCGGAAGGTTCCACTCTTATTGATCGTGGCCCCGATCACCGTGTCGCCCGGCGCCTTACTCACCGGCATCGATTCGCCGGTGAGCATCGATTCGTCGACGAGTGACGCCCCCTCGACGACTTCGCCGTCCACCGGGATCTTGTTCCCAGGACGGATCACGATCAAATCACCAACCTCCACCTCCGCCGTCGGAATCTCCACCTCGCGGTCGTTCCTGAGGACGGTGGTCATCGGTGGGGCGAGGTCCATCAGCGCCCGGATCGCGCTGGACGCCCCGGCGCGGGCCCGCATCTCCAGCCAGTGACCGAGCAGGATAAAAACCAGCAGAACGGAGGCCGCCTCGTAGAACTGCTCTCCTTGGAAGAAGAAGGTCGCGCCAACGCTGAAGAGGTAGCCGGTTCCGACGCTCAGCACGACGAGGACCGCCATGTTCAGCGCGCCGTTTCGAATCGCCCGGACGGCGGCGATCACGAAAGGCCAGCCAGGATAGAGGATCGCGGCGCTGGCCAAGAGAAAAAGCCAGACGTTGAGACTCAAACCAAAAGGGGGAGTCAGCCGGATGAAATCGATTCCCATTGGCGTATAGAGAAAAATCGGAACCGAAAAGAGCAAGGCGATCCAAAAGCGGTTGCGCATGTCGCGCGCCATCTCCGCTAAATCCATCCCGGGGCCATGCCCCATCTCGTGCGCCATCTCCGCCATCGCGGGAGCGGCTTTTGGAGCTGTCGAATTGGCGGTATGCTCCCGATGTCTCTCCATCGGGGCCGGCATCGCCGCCGGATCTTCCGGCACGCAGATGTGCTTGGGAACCATCTCGCCGTGACAATGATGGCCGCACTCCTCCACCCGCTTCTTGATCGTTTTGAGATCGATCACCGCCTCGTCATACATCACCGTGGCGGTATCCGAGACCGGATTGACCTCCACCCGCTTCACCCCCGGCAGACGCATCAACTGCTTTTCCACGCCGCGGGCGCTCAGCGGCGAGAGGATCTCCCCGACCTCGATAATGCTCGTCTTCATCGATGCCCTTTCGAAAGCGCTAGGCCGCCTCCGCCTTCTCCTTTTCAATTTGAAGAAATTCTTTCACCACTCCCAGCGCCCTGTCGGTTTTCTCGATCGACTTCATCGCATCTTTCTCGATCCCGGCCAGCGCCCGGATCGCATCAATCGTCTCGGGAATGACGATCGCCTGATTGTCGACCTGATAGGTATAGTAAACTTCATTCCTCTCGACGGTAAGAACGTCTTCCCAGAGGCCCACCTCATAGAGGTCGGCCCGTGAGCGCCCCAGATCCGACATCAGCTCCTTCGTGCTGTTGATCGCTGTTACCCCTTCTTCCATCCGAACAAACGCAATCCGAGGCGCCGCGCGAAACGCGGCGAGGACCTCCTCCTTTGTGGAAGATCGGGTCAGCTCGACCCACCAGGTATGGAGATGGCTGATGTTTTCCGGGGCCTTCACGGCGATGGTGACGACATCCAGATCGGGGTCGACGGTCCGCGCGTCGGGTCCTTGATGGCTGGGGATCACCTTCTCCGGAACGACCGTGTTCAGGATGCCGTCGAGGTGCGACTCCCATGGATCGGAGGCCCGGCGGATCAGGGTCCCCCGTGCGCGCTTCAACAGCCCCGCCTTCTTCAGCGCCGTGAGCGTGCGGACGATGGAGGTGGTGTTGCAGGAGACGATCCGGGTCATGCTTCGGCCGAGCGCTGTTTCGTAGTTCGCCTGCGCCACGAACGAATGGCCGGTCAGCGCGTGTGCCTCGCCTCCTTGGAAGATCGCTTTGATCCCAGCCTTTTCGTAACGCGCTTTGTTTCCGGCGGCGATCTTCTTGGGGGTGCAATCGACCGCCACGTCGACCCGGGACAGAAGTTCGTCCACCGTCCCCGCGACCGGAATCCCAGCGGATCGCATCTCCGTCGCTTTCTCCGGCGCCGCCGCGAAGACGGGAATCCCCAAGATCGCCGCAGTTTTAATCCGGTAGTCGGTCACGATGTCGGCCACGCCGACCAATTCCAAATCGTCTTGTTTTCGAACCGCGTCGACCACCCGCTTTCCGATCACGCCATAACCATTCACGGCCACTTTTACTCTGCTCATCGTACGCTCCTTTCTAAAGCCTTCACATGCATTAAATTGATTTTTTAGAATCCACTTCCCTCCATTCTGAACAAAAGACCCCAAGAACACAACACCTCAGAAGGAGATTAACCTCGATTCAGGCCTCCGGCCCCTTTCTCAGTCGCGTTAAAAACCAGATGAACAGGGCCGCCGACACGACCATGCCGAGGGTGCTGAACGGAATCCCCCCAAGGGAATCCTTCCCCTCCAGGTGAAGCAAACCGAATGTCGCGAGGACCACTGCCGTTAAAACCATCCCCAATATTCGTAAGTCGTTCTGCCGATCAAACTCCCGCTTCATCCCTTGAATTTCCTGGGTGTCGATTTTAACGCCGATCTCTCCCTTCTCGATTTTGGCGAGCGCGTGTTTGATCTCTTCGGGAAGAGAGGCGAGAAAACCGACATGGTCGAGAAGATCAGCCTGAAGTTTTTGGAACATCTTCGTCGGGCTGAATTGATCTTTCAAGGCGCGCATCACATACGGTTCGAGTTCCTTGTTGAAATCAAACTTCGGGTAGAGTTTTGTACCCATCCCCTCCGTGGTGGCGAGCGCCTTGCCGAAGAGGGCGAGATCGGCAGGAAATCGAATCCCGCTTCTCGCCCCCCGGTTGATCACCCGGAAGAATGCCCAGGTAACGCTCGGCGGATGCTCCGTGAAAAAGAACTCGCTCAAGATGCCGGCGATATCTCTCTGGAACCCGGCGAGATCGCTCTCCTCATCGATCGTCGCGAGATGAAGCAGATGTCGCGTGAACCCTTCAATGTCTTTATTGACAAAGGAGATCAGACAGCTCAACAGCTCCCGGCGCGACGCTTCGTCCAGATATCCGACCATCCCTAAATCGTGGAGGCAGAGCCGCCCATCCGGCATGGCGAAGAAGTTTCCCGGATGGGGATCGGCATGGAAGAATCCCGCGACGAAGAACTGCTGGAAGAAGGCGCTCACGCCGATCGCGGCAAGCCGCTTTCGATCGCCGCCGAACGTCTCGATCCGGTCGAGATCGGTGACCTTGTCCCCGTGGGAGAACGAAGCGGTCAGGACCCGCTCGGTGGTCCGGTCCCAGAAGACCTTCGGAATGGTGATGTCGGGATTGTCTCGAAAGATATAGCGGAACCGCTCCGCATTGCGGCCCTCCGCCCTGAAGTCGAGCTCCCTCAGCGTCCAGTCGGCGAACTCCTTGACGACCCGTGTCGGCCGATAGGGCCGCAGCTCCGGGAAGAAGCGCTCGGCCAGGCCGGCGAGGAAGAAGAGAATATGAATATCCTGGGTAATGATTTTCTGAATGCCGGGCCGCTGGATTTTGACGGCAACCTCGGTTCCCTCTTCCAGGAAGGCCCGATGGACCTGGGCCAGGGAGGCGGCGGCGACCGGTTTCTCTTCAAATGACTTGAACCGCTCCTCGGGCGAGCCGCCCAACTCCTCCCGGAGAATTTTTCTCGCCTCCTCATACGAAAAGGGAGGGGCATGGCTCTGCAGCTTGGAGAGCTCCTGCGAGAGGGTCTCGCCAACCAAATCGGCGCGCATGCTCAATATCTGCCCTAATTTGATAAAGGTCGGTCCCAACCGCTCCAGAAGGGTTCTCAAGGCGGGGGGCGAGAGAATCGGCTGGGCCACTTCAACCTGGATCTGGTGTTCTTCGATGGACCTTCCTCTGAAGAGATGAACAATCCGATACCGAAGCGGAAGGAGATACCGGAGCCGTAGCCGATCGATGAGCATCCCTCCGCCCGATTCGACGACGATGACGAGAATCTTGCGCAGACGGTTCAGATCGGAGAGTCTCATCTTGTAAGGTCGAAGCGCCATTCAATCTGAACCCTTTCTTTAATGACGTGGATGTGTTCCCTGCCAGGCCCCCCATAACATCACCGCGGGACAGACCAACAACAGAGCAATCAGAAAAGCGCTCCAAAGGGTCAGGCCGAAGAGCACCAGGACCCCCGTCGCCAACCCGATCATCATGTAAGGACAGAGCCAAGCCCAGTTACGCATGGGAACCTCCCTGAAAAGAGTGATCGATTCCGACCCTATCTCCCCCCTTTTCTGGGTCTTATCCGTTCTTTCTGAACGTCCTGGGAGAGGCGCGGGAAGAAGGCCGGCGTTTTCGCCATATAATAGACATATGGCTCGCCGAACTCCGTCAGGACTTCCCGCTCCTCACGGCGCGCCAGGCGGACATACATGAAGACAAGAATCGGAAACATCAGCAGGGTCAGCAGGGTCGGCCACTGCAGCAAGAACCCAAACATAATCAGCGTAAACGCAACATACTGGGGGTGACGCACCCGCGCATAGGGGCCGGTGACCGCCAGGGTATGATTGCGCTGCGCTCGATAGAGAACCCGCCAAGCCGATGCAAGAAGGATGAAGCCCCCGCCGATCAGGAGACCGCTGAGCAAATGAAAGGGGCCGAAATGAGGATTCGCCCGCCAGCCAAAGAGGATCTCCAATAAATGACCCGCATCATGCGAGAAAAAGTCAACCCCCGGATAGCGCCGCTGCAGCCAGCCCGAGAGCAGATAGATCGTCAACGGAAAACCATACATCTCCGTGAAGAGCGCAATGATAAACGCCGAGAAGGCGCCGAACGATCGCCAATCCCGTTTTGTGTGGGGATGCGTGAAGCTGAAGGCGAAAATAATAAAGACCAGTGAATTGATCACGACCAGGGACCAGAGGCCGTAAGCGGATGATTCATTCATGACTTATCTCCTTATCGAAGGTTGATGGTTCTCTTTCGTCTGATCGGTTGAACCTGCTTCTCCGTCATGTCCCCTGTGCATAAACAGGTGAAGAAACGGGCAAGCGAGCAACAGCAGGTACGGGAGGATCCCAAAGAAGTGCGCCCGGTGCTCCGACAAAAGAAAGAAGACAGCGATCAGGAGAAAAGCAATCAGCGCCGGATGAAACCGAGCGCTCTTGCGGCCCCGGGAAGGATGGTGCGTTTCCACCTCTTTCTCCTTGGTTGAGGATTTTAACCTCCGTTGAAGAGTCCCCGCCGCTTGCGGCGGGACTCTTCATTCGGCTTGATCAATGTCCATGAGGGTCGCCCCCCTCCGAAGCGTCGCCTTCCGGTTCCTTCGGAGCCGGTTTGGCGCCGGTCTCAGCCTTGTCTTTCCCGGATGGACCTCCCATCATCGGCCCCAGCTCCATTATCATCGATTCCATCTTCTGCCGCTGCTCGGGGGTCAAAACGCCTTTCATCTGCTGCGCCAGAGCAAGATGACTCGCCTCCAGATCGGCCATCGCGGCATGCTTCTCCTTTACCTTTGCTTTCACCTTCTCCAGATCGACCGGATCGGCCAAAATCAGCTCTTTGATTTCAACATTGGCCATCTCGATTTTCGAGAAGAGCGGGATTGCTTCTTTCTGATGTTTTAGCTTAAGTGATTCGATTTTCTTCTTCTGATCAGGGGTGAGATCGAGGCGGGACATGGCCTGCATCATCTTCATCATCTCCATCATTCCGCCGTCCATGCTGTGCATTCCCATCATCTTCTGCATCATCGGCATCCCGCCGCCCATCATGCCCCCACCCATCATTCCCTCTCTTCCTCCACCCTCCATTTGAGCAAAGGCGGCCCGGGGAACAGCGATAGAAGCAATGAGCAACAGCCATAGAATTGGTTTGATCCATTTTTTCATTTCTTCCTCCGTATTTAGAATGTAGATATCCATCGACAGCGAAAACCTGAGCATTGGTCTCTCTCAAAAAGAGAAACCAATTCCTAACAAAAAAAATACGATCAAATCCGGTAATTGGAATAAAGCTGATAATAGTCGGTCAGCAACTTTGGGAGGATAGCTCTCCGCATGAAAGGATCTGCCGGGCGGAGGCGGGATTCGGAGCCGATTGAAGACGCGAGATCTCCAATAACGGTGTCAGAAGAAGGAGACCCTTCGGCCGGAGAGTGCGGTCGATCCGCTCGCATCTGGAGATTGCTGTAGAGAGTGGACGCGGAACAGGAATGCTCGCCTCCCTTGGAAGCATGGTGAGGATGATCGGCTTCCTGATGTCCATGGGGAGCCCGGGTCTGTGTGAGAGACTGGGCCATGGAAGAAGACTCATCCCACGGACAGATCCCCCAGATCCAAAACCACACGACGAGCAAGAGGAGTGCTTTAGAAGTTCTGAACGACAAGGGTTTCTTCCCTCCTAAGGTTGACGACAAACTGAGGTTTTTGAGCCTTATAGCTTCATTTTGCGACAATTCGAAAGTACAGACAACCCCCCAAAGGAGGCATTTTGGAGAAGGAGGCGGAAACCTGTGGGTGGCGAATTCTTAGTTCGCCTGAAAATTGAGTTCAAAATCAATCTTGCGAACTGCCACCCAATGCGCTACGCTCGCTCATTATGAAAAACGTACTCCTACTTTTCCTACATTTCGTTTCCATCGTCATACGCCTGATTCGGCCAGGAGGGACGAAGACGGTCCTGGCCGAATCGCTTTTGCTGAAGCACCAGTTGATCCTCCTCAACCGGTCTCGCAAAAGAGCTCCGAATCTCAGCCCATTGGACCGCTTCCTTCTCGGACTCTGGACGCTCTTAATCAACCCTGGCCGACTAGCCCAAAACGCGGTGATCGTGAAACCATCGACGCTCTTGCGCCTTCATGAAGTTCTCGTGAAGGCCAAATACC is part of the Candidatus Manganitrophus noduliformans genome and harbors:
- a CDS encoding heavy metal translocating P-type ATPase, with amino-acid sequence MATDPVCGMEMEIEEKKAAGNIEYEGQTYFFCSVHCLEEFKAEPGKYRGEAPQQTAQPENRSREGKTEYTCPMHPEVVQDRPGSCPKCGMALEPRTAAAEEDTAELDEMTRRFWISAALAVPVFLSAMAAEFRPEGVAGIVNPKLRQWVEMVLSAPVVWWGGSVFLVRGWRSVVTRNLNMFTLIGLGISVAWIYSAVAVLFPGLFPKSVFNEMGVVPAYFEAAAVITALVLLGQVLELRARSQTSAAIKLLLGLAPKTARIVRADGTEEDIPLEKVMPGEILRVRPGEKIPVDGTVIEGKSSVDESMVTGEPIPVEKTEGTRLIGATVNGTGSLLMKAERVGADTLLSQIVHMVAEAQRSRAPIQKMVDTVSGYFVPAVVTVAVITMVVWGFWGPEPRLAHAVINAVAVLIIACPCALGLATPMSIMVGTGKGAMMGVLIKNAEALEIMEKVDTLVVDKTGTLTEGKPRLVAVIPVEGIDEKEALRLAATLEKGSEHPLAEAIVRGAEEKGLTLEKTDNFQSVTGKGVTGEIENHRVALGNQSLLKSLEIDSGDLPQQADRQRAEGQTVMFLSVDGKAAGLIGVADPIKETTPEAIKNLHAEGIRVVMLTGDSRKTAEAVAGKLHIDHVQAEVLPEQKAEVVKQLQTEARTVAMAGDGINDAPALAQAQVGVAMGTGTDVAMESAGVTLVKGDLRGIVRARRLSRATMRNIRQNLFFAFIYNTLGVPIAAGVLYPVFGLLLSPMIAAAAMTFSSVSVIMNALRLRRLRL
- a CDS encoding redoxin domain-containing protein is translated as MALPFPSKKGAEIGDRVPDFMLSDLAGRSFTLLENFPTKGAVLWLTNLCSSCEERISLLQRTYEKHRDRIEIFALSTLADDRATPERILRTHRMTFPLLLDPGDWVGKRLGLPHPPGPVRFTIC
- a CDS encoding copper resistance protein B; this translates as MTFMNGSMIAGVCLIALVAFAPAALADSPEMAAEEDSRLYTFLEIEQFEYRIGSEDTLSWEAQGWIGGDYNKVWLKTQGDHTIDKETKNAEVQLLYSRAIAALWDLQIGGRYDVKPDPSRGYAIFGIEGLAPYFFEIDAAVFVSNKGDASARIEAEYELLLTQRLIVRPSVELNFAAQEVKELDIGSGLSEVELGLRVRYEIVREAAPYIGVSWERKAGRTADFARRKGEDVGDLTFVTGVRFWF
- a CDS encoding copper resistance system multicopper oxidase codes for the protein MRKKKGAPIKRGLLAFIALLFASATALAGEYRLVIDETPVNITGRERTAMTINGAVPGPALRWREGEEVTLQVTNRLREPTSIHWHGVIVPNTMDGVPGISFENIAPGETFTYRFTVKQSGTYWYHSHSGLQEQSGIYSPLIIDPAKPEPFQYDREYVVMLSDWTDENPEWVLAKLKKQSGYYNFHKRTFFDFFRDARRNGWGATLSDRLAWGRMRMDPTDIADVTGYTYTFLINGQPSKANWTALFKPGERVRLRFINAASMTYFDLRIPGLKMEVVQADGQNIQPVTVDEFRIAVSETYDVIVTPQEDRAYTLFAEAMDRSGYARGTLAPRPGMSAPLPETRPRPIRTMADMGMSEGAHEMKPGGKAPAAEDPMPGMEHDAMGHGDSISDGLENGAATRMSSEEPPVMHGPDTHGRGNSMVAMAPRSRLREPGAGLENTGTRALTYADLRALEPGYDRRPPEREIELHLTGNMDRYIWGFNGKKHSEADPIRLRHGERLRVIFVNDTMMEHPIHLHGMWMELDNGNGEYNPRKFTINVKPGERLSFIMTADAPGAWPFHCHLAYHMASGMMLDVMVSDDGEKAHP
- a CDS encoding heavy metal translocating P-type ATPase, whose amino-acid sequence is MKTSIIEVGEILSPLSARGVEKQLMRLPGVKRVEVNPVSDTATVMYDEAVIDLKTIKKRVEECGHHCHGEMVPKHICVPEDPAAMPAPMERHREHTANSTAPKAAPAMAEMAHEMGHGPGMDLAEMARDMRNRFWIALLFSVPIFLYTPMGIDFIRLTPPFGLSLNVWLFLLASAAILYPGWPFVIAAVRAIRNGALNMAVLVVLSVGTGYLFSVGATFFFQGEQFYEAASVLLVFILLGHWLEMRARAGASSAIRALMDLAPPMTTVLRNDREVEIPTAEVEVGDLIVIRPGNKIPVDGEVVEGASLVDESMLTGESMPVSKAPGDTVIGATINKSGTFRYRATKVGADTALAQIVKLVQEAQNSKAPAQLLADRAAQWLVVSAIGIGLITFAFWYGWADRPLLFAMTLTITVFVIACPDALGLATPMAVMVGTGLGAMNGILFKNAAALEEATKLDVVVFDKTGTLTMGQPEVVEVATGAGRGADEVLSLAAAVEEGSEHPLAQAILRRAEGLQRKPAKGFTAIEGKGARAEVSGRSVLLGNRRLMEEEGIDMSGLDAASNQFQGSGRTVTHVAQDRKLIGLIAIADASRPTAAEAVKKLRDRGVHVAMLTGDNRATAERIAAELGIEIVLADVLPGQKAEKIKELQSQGKKVGMVGDGVNDAPALTQADVGFAIGAGTDVAMESADVVLMKSDPYDVVGAIELSRATLRKMRQNLFWAVAYNVIAFPLAAGVFYPITISPEAAALSMSGSTVLVAMNAMLLRWTRLAGIRKSSAVSTEEKSHEKTHQMRRAA